The genomic stretch TTTTGGCCGAGGAATCCTGGTGCAGGTCTTGCTGTCCAGTGCCTACATGGGAGCGGTGGACTATATGCCCTTGCAACTGGTCGGAGATTTCTTTAGGTCTGGAGGTTACGCCTTGGCCTTGGTGCTGATTGCCCGCCGGGAAACAAAGACGTTCCTGTCCATTGAAATTTTCGGGGAAGTGTTCCTTGCCGTAGGAACCCTTGTGGGAATCAAGTTCCTTGAATTTAACGGTCCCATGGCAGCCTATGCTGCAGAGAATTTCCTGTACTTTGTTATCATGTTCATTGCCGTAGGTCGATTAAAATGGAATGCGCAGTAGATAACGTGATTGTACAGAATCCTTTCGAGAACATTTATGCTCGAAAGTTTGCCGAAGGTTCGGAACAGGAACAGCGGGAATTGCCTCCTGTGGTTTCTGTTCTTTTGGCAAGTTATAACCACGAGAAGTATGTGGAATCTGCGGTGCGCTCCGTTATGGGCCAGAAAGGCATTCCCTTTGAACTGATTGTGGTTGATGATGGAAGCTCGGACAAGTCTCCCGAAATTTTGGAGAGCCTTTCCAAGGAACTTCACTTCACCTTTGTTCATCGTCCCAACAAGGGTGTTATCGCAACTTGCAATGAGATGCTTTCCTTGGCTCGCGGCAAGTATTTCTGCACCTTTTCTTCCGATGATATCATGCCGGCGGAACGACTGGCTAAACAGGTCCATTTTATGGAAACCCATCCCCGCGCTGTAGGATGTTTCGGCCAGGTAAGGCCCATGTCTGAGGAGGGCGTTGTGGGGGAGGAACTTGACCCGCAGTTTCTGGAAGCGGTTCCGGAAATTTTCTTTGACGAATTTTTCCTGGGATTGAAACCTCTCCATGGCTGCGCAGAAATGTTTGTGACCCAAAAGATCAAGGATCTAGGTGGTTACGACAGCCGATTCTTCTTTGAAGATTATCCCTTGTACTTGAAGGTTCTTTACGAGTTTGGTCCCCAGCCTGTAAGCCCCGATGTGGAGTGCTGTTATTATAGGACTCATGGGTCCAATCTCCACGCCAATCATAACCGCATGTATGGGGAAATTTTACGCATCATTGATCTTTACAAGGATCATAAGCTTTATTCCAAGGCGGTTAAGGTGTGGAAGGCTCGCTGGTTCTCGGCCCTGGCGTATAACCAAAAGGGGGAGGCCCTTAAGCGTTTGCCTAAGCTGGCTAGTTTCAGCCCGGCGTTCCTAAAACGATTGCCCAAGCTGTTTATACCTTCAATCTTTCTGACCCGTTAACCTTAAACACACCCCTTCATCCTTCACTGTTATGGTCATATCCGTTTGCATGGCAACCTACAATGGCGCTCGATATATCCGCCAACAACTGGAAAGCATCCTGCTGCAGTTACCTGGTTCGCCTACGGATAATTCTTTGGCCGAAGTAATTGTTTCCGACGACGGTTCTACGGATGAAACCCTTAGGATAATTCAGGAACTGGGGGATGCCCGAGTTCGGATTCTTCCAGCAGGTTCCCGCCTTGGGCCTATCTACAATTTTGAACGAGCCCTTAGGGAGGCCAAGGGCGATGTCATCTTCCTTTCGGACCAAGACGACATTTGGCTGCCGGGGAAGGTTCATGCCATGCTGGAGGCCTTGGGCTATGATGGCTCCACCTTCGGGCCTGTCGCTCCCCTCCTTGCAATTCACGATGCCAACATCATCGATGGGGAAGGCGCTCAAATGGCCGGCTCCATGTGGCAGACCCGTCCCTATAAGGCAGGCGTTTTTAGCAATTGGTTAAAGAATTCCTTTTCCGGATGTTGCATGTCCTTCAGGCGTGAACTTCTGGCTTCCGCCCTCCCGTTCCCGAAGGATCTTCCCATGCACGACCAGTGGCTAGGAATTCTTGCGGAACGTAGGTCTTCCGTGGTTGCGGTTCATCGCCCGCTGATCGGTTACCGCGTGCATACGTCAAACGCCACCAACCTTACGGCCAGTGGCGCACTTCGAAAAAAGGTGGGCTTTGTCCAGCGCTTACGTTGGCGCCTTAATTTGCTGAAGGCTCTTCTTTCGGCTCGATAAATCCGCCGGCGGCAACGAACTCCTGCCAGCCCACTTGCAAGAATGCTCCTGCTCGGGTCAGGTTTCCCTGGGCGTCTTCGTAATCCTTGAGGATTCTGCTCCATTCCTTGGTGTCACGGATAACCTTGACGTCCTTGGTAATCTTGCGTATGAGCAGGTCTTGCTTCCACTGGGCGGCTTCGCCAAGGTACTTGCATGAAACGTCCAGAGCGTCCAGGTAGGCGGGGAGGGCGTTCAAGAATTTCATCTCGAAGTCCTTTGCCTTGGGCTTGGCCTGGGCCAGCAGGTTTTTCTGGTTGATGACGTTACGGCGGAGCTCACTCATAAGGCGAACGATTCGCTCAAAGTCGACCTGGGGCCAGAACATGCTGAACGGCCACATCTTTTTCCAGTGGAACTTGAACATGGATTCGTGTGCGGTGTTCTTTGCACGCAGAAGCTCCTTCAAATTGCTGAAAATAATCTGGGACGGTAACATGTTGTTCTGGAAATTTTCACTCATGTGGGGCAATATAACTAAAAAATGAGGGGATAATTGCTGAAAACGGCCCATATTTCCAATTCTTAACTTGCATTTTCAAAATAAGGAATTAAATTCTATGCCATAAAACTTATAAAGGGTTGATAATGAACAACAAAAAATTCAAAATTCTTCTTATCGTGGACATCGTCCTCATTGTAGGTCTGTTTGCGTTGATGATGGTTCTTAAGGGCGGTTACAACGATCAGGCCCAGAAGTCTGTAAACGAACAGGTTGGAGCCTATCTGGAACAGTCCAACGGTGTTCTTCAGGAACAGTGGAAGTCCGTTGACCAATATGGCATGGCCTGGAAGCTCGTGTTCACCACCTTGACTGGTGACAAGTCCGAAAAGTCCTTCGACGCTGCTGTCAAGGCTATCGAAGAAAACAAGGAAGCTCGCTTCAACCAGCTTTCCCGTATGTACACCGCCGCAGGTATTCCTCCTCAGGCTCAGAACGGCATTAACGAAAAGGCCGGCCTTGCTGACAAGTTCCTTCTGAAGGACGAAAACGGCGTTAAGGAAGTGGCTTGCGGTAAGAACTGCGTTGCAACCTTTACCTTTGCCAAGGGCAAGCTGAAGGAAGCCGACTACAAGGCTCTTGCCAACTACAACATGGCAGAAAACTTTAAGCTGGAAGCTCCCGCATCCTTCCATTTCGAATAAGGGGTAGTAACAATGAATTTAAAGACTATTTCTATCGCCTTGGCCGCTGTGGCAGTTCTTCTGTTGGCAACTCTTCTTATGCAGAAGGGTGGCTACGTTTCCCAGGCTACCGAACATTATAACAAGACTACCGAAAAGTCCTACAAGGGCGCATCCCAGGTGGTTGAATACGTGAACACCTCCATCGAAACCAACAAGTCCGTCTGGGCTCTGGCTTGCGAAGTGGTGCAGACCGTCAAGACCTCCCAGGATCAGGCTCGTCTCGAAGCAAAGTTCTTCCCCTCCACCAAGGGTACCATGAGCATTGCTAACAAGACCCGCAAGTTTGAAGCAACCGGTGACTACTACATCGTTTCCAACTTCGCCAACGTGGAAGTAGACAAGAAGACCGACGTCAAGTCTCTCTCTGGTCTTACTTCCGTTAACGTCAACGCACTCCTTGGCATCATGACTGCTGCCGAAGAACCTGAAGAAGACGAAGAAATGGAAGAGGAAGAAGCACCGGCTCCCAAGAAGGCTGCAAAGCCTGCCAAGGGTAAGAAGGGCAAGAAGGGTAAGAAGCGCTAATCTAGCAAGCTAGAATTGGTGCTAAAAACCTAACTCTTTGACTCTCAACGAGTTACGAAAACGGTCCGAATTTCGGACCGTTTTTTGTTGTTTTTGCCCCTCCGTGTCATCCTGAGCGAAGTGAAGGATCTAGCTGTTTTTAAACAGATTTAAGCATTTTAAAACTTTAAAGGACTGGGGAGAAAAGCTAAATTTCCCCTCGTAAAATTCAAAAAAACACAAGGTGCCGGCTAACCCCCGGCAAGAGGTAAAAATGCTCATTCTTCGTGGTACTCCGGCTTTGTCGGACTTCCGTCTCCAGAAACTTCTGGCTGACTTCAAGAAAGAAAACCTGAACGTCACAAGCGTTTACGCTGAATTCCTCCATGTGGTGGATCTGTCCGCCGATCTTTCCGCATCCGAAAAGGAAACTCTGGAAAAGGTGCTCCACTACGGCCCCATGCGTGAAGCCAAGGCTCTGGAAGGTGAACTGTTCGTGGTTTGCCCCCGTCCGGGTACCATCAGCCCCTGGAGCTCCAAGGCTACCGATATCGCTCACATCTGCGGCCTGCCCGCCATCAAACGTATCGAACGCGCCATCGCCTACTACGTAAAGTTTGACGGTGCTGCTTCCGCCGACGCCCGCAAGGTTATCGAAGCCAAGATCCACGACCGCATGACTCAGGCCGTGTTCGCAGACCAGGCTTCCCTGGACGTTCTCTTCAGCAAGGAAGAACCGCGCCCCCTGAACATTATTCCGGTCCTTACTGAAGGCCGTGAAGCTCTCGTCAAGGCAGACAAGGCCATGGGCCTCGCTCTTTCCGCCGACGAAATTGATTACCTGGTGAACAACTTTACCGCTCTCAAGCGCAATCCCACCGACGTGGAACTGTACATGTTCGCTCAGGCCAACTCCGAACATTGCCGCCACAAGGTATTCGGTGCCGAATGGACCATCGACGGCGTCAAGCAGGACAAGTCCCTGTTCCAGATGATCAAGAACACCTACGCTCTGCACAACACCAACATCTTCAGCGCCTATAAGGATAACGCTGCCGTGATGAAGGGTGCAACCGCCGGTCGTTTCTACGCTGACCCTCGCACCAACAAGTACGACTTCCACAACGAAGAAGTGGACATCTTGATGAAGGTGGAAACTCATAACCACCCCACAGCAATTTCTCCGTTCCCCGGTGCTGCAACCGGTAGTGGCGGTGAAATCCGTGACGAAGGTGCAACTGGTAAGGGTTCCAAGCCGAAGGCTGGCCTCACTGGCTTTAGCGTTTCCAACCTGAAGCTTCCTGGTGCCGTTCAGCCTTGGGAAAAGGACTTCGGTAGCCCGTCCCGTATCGCTTCCGCTCTGGACATCATGATCGACGGTCCTCTTGGCGGTGCCGCTTTCAACAACGAATACGGCCGTCCCAACATCCTGGGTTACTTCCGTACTTTCGAACAGGAAGTTTCTGCTGAAAAGGGTAACGAAGTTCGCGGTTACCACAAGCCCATTATGCTGGCTGGCGGTCTCGGCAACATCAAGCACGACCACATCGAAAAGGGCCACATCGACCCGGGTGACCACCTGGTAGTTCTGGGCGGTCCTGCAATGCTTATCGGCCTTGGTGGCGGTGCAGCAAGCTCTGTGGCCAACGGTGCCGGTAACGAATCTCTGGACTTTGCTTCTGTGCAGCGCGAAAACCCCGAAATGGAACGCCGTTGCCAGGAAGTCATCGACCGTTGCTGGGCAA from Fibrobacter sp. encodes the following:
- a CDS encoding glycosyltransferase: MECAVDNVIVQNPFENIYARKFAEGSEQEQRELPPVVSVLLASYNHEKYVESAVRSVMGQKGIPFELIVVDDGSSDKSPEILESLSKELHFTFVHRPNKGVIATCNEMLSLARGKYFCTFSSDDIMPAERLAKQVHFMETHPRAVGCFGQVRPMSEEGVVGEELDPQFLEAVPEIFFDEFFLGLKPLHGCAEMFVTQKIKDLGGYDSRFFFEDYPLYLKVLYEFGPQPVSPDVECCYYRTHGSNLHANHNRMYGEILRIIDLYKDHKLYSKAVKVWKARWFSALAYNQKGEALKRLPKLASFSPAFLKRLPKLFIPSIFLTR
- a CDS encoding glycosyltransferase family 2 protein, whose translation is MATYNGARYIRQQLESILLQLPGSPTDNSLAEVIVSDDGSTDETLRIIQELGDARVRILPAGSRLGPIYNFERALREAKGDVIFLSDQDDIWLPGKVHAMLEALGYDGSTFGPVAPLLAIHDANIIDGEGAQMAGSMWQTRPYKAGVFSNWLKNSFSGCCMSFRRELLASALPFPKDLPMHDQWLGILAERRSSVVAVHRPLIGYRVHTSNATNLTASGALRKKVGFVQRLRWRLNLLKALLSAR